Sequence from the Longimicrobiaceae bacterium genome:
CGAGGACTTCGAGCGGACCAACTACCCGCTAACCGTGGAGGCGCTGCCGGGGCGCGAGCTGGAGCTGACCATCGCGTACGAGCGCGACCGCTTCGGCGACGACGCCGTCGGGCGGATGCTGGGGCACCTGGGGGCGCTGCTGGAGGAGATGGCGGCCGACCCGCTCCGGCCCGTCGCGGAGCTTCCCATGCTCGTCCCGGGCGAGCGGGAGCAGATCCTGGACGAATGGAACCGGACCTCCGTCCCCGTGCCGTGGGACGTGTGCATGCACCGGCTCTTCGAGGCGCAGGCGAGGCGCACTCCGGACGACGTGGCGGCGAGCTGCGGCGACGCCGCCCTGACCTACCGGGAGCTCAACGACCGCGCCAACCGGATGGCCCGGCGGCTCGTCGAGCTGGGGGTGGGCGCGGACGTGCTGGTGGCGATCCTGGCCGAGCGGAGCCTGGACTTCCTGACGGCGATCCTGGCGGTCTTCAAGGCGGGGGGCGCGTACCTCCCCCTCGACCCCCGCCACCCGGCGCAGAGGCACGCCCACGTGCTGGAGGGAGGGCGCCCCCTCCTCGTCCTGGTGGAGGAGCCCTTCCGGCCGGTGCTCGACCTGGCGCTCGAGGCCGCCGGGCCGCACCCCGCGCCCGGGGTGCACGGCGTGGCGGAGCTGGCCGCGGAGGCGGCGCGTCTCCCGGCGGAGGCCGGGGAGGACCTTCCGCTCCGGAGCTCCCCCGACCACCTGGCGTACGTGATCTTCACCTCCGGCTCCACCGGGCTCCCCAAGGGAGCGATGGTGGAGCAGAAGGGGATGGTGAACCACCTCTTCGCCAAGGTCCGCGACCTGGACCTCACCGACGCCGACACGGTGGCGCAGAACGCCTCCCAGTGCTTCGACATCTCGGTGTGGCAGTTCCTCGCCGCCCTGGTGCTGGGTGGAAAGGTGAGGATCTACCCGGACGAGGTGGCGTACGACCCGCCCCGCCTCCTGGCGGGGGTGGAGGCGGACGGGATCACCATCTTCGAGACCGTGCCGTCGATGCTCCGGATGATGCTGGCGGAGGCCGACCGCCAGGGCGGCGGGACGGTGCCGCTGCGCTCCCTCCGCTGGATCGTCCCCACCGGGGAGGCGCTCCCCCCCGAGCTGTGCCGCGCCTGGCTGCTCCGGTACCCGCGCATCCCGATGCTCAACGCCTACGGGCCGACGGAGTGCTCGGACGACGTGACGCACTGCGTGCTGGACACCCCGCCCGCGGAGTCGGTCGCCGCCATGCCCATCGGCCGGCCGGTGTGCAACATGAGGGCGTACGTCCTGGACCCGGCGCTGAACCCGGTGCCGGCGGGGGTGGCGGGGGAGCTGTACGTGGGCGGGGTGGGCGTGGGCCGCGGCTACATGCGCGACCCCGCCCGGACCGCGCAGGCGTTCGTCCCGGATCCGCACGCGGGGGAGCCCGGGGCGCGGCTCTACCGGACGGGCGACCGGGTCCGCTGGCTCCCGGAGGGGAGCCTGGTCTTCCTGGGACGCCTGGACCACCAGGTGAAGATCCGGGGCTTCCGCATCGAGCTCGGAGAGATCGAGGCCGTCCTCGCCCGACACCCTGCGGTGCGGGAGGCCGTCGTGGTCGCCCGCGAGGACACCCCGGGGGACGCGCGCCTGGTCGCGTACGTCTCGCCGCGCGAGGGCGCCGCGGAGGCCGGACCGGGGGAGCTGCGCGAGGCGCTGCTGCGGCAGCTCCCCGCGTACATGGTTCCTTCCGCCTTCGTCGTCCTCGACGCCCTTCCCCAGAACGCCAACGGGAAGGTGGACCGGAAGGCGCTCCCCGCGCCCGAGTGGGACCGCTCCGCGGTGGAGGGGGGCTTCACGGCGCCGCGCGACCGGACCGAGGCGGAGATCGCGGGCGCCTGGTCCGAGCTCCTGGGCGTGGCCGAGGTGGGGGTGCACGACAACTTCTTCGAGCTGGGGGGCCATTCCATCCTCGCCAGCCGCCTGGTGGCCCTGCTGCGCGACCGGTTCGGGGTGGAGGTCCCGCTGCGGGCGGTCTTCGAGACCCCCACCGTGGCGGAGCTCGCCGCCGCCGTCCGCCGGCTCGGAGCGGCGGCGGACCGCCCCGCCGAGCCCTCGATCCGGCGCGTCGCCCGCGAGGCGAGACGCCTGGCGCGCTCCTCCTGAAGCGCCTTCGCCCACGGATTCCCCGATGTCTACGGATCTCGCACTCGACCCGGCGCCGGCCGGCACGGACGTCTACGTCCTGCCGACCTCGTTCTCCCAGCAGCGGCTCTGGTTCCTGGACCGCCTGGAGCCGGGCGCCTCGTTCTACAACGTGCCGACCGCGGTCCGGCTGCGTGGAGCGCTGGAGACGGACGCGCTCGCGGAGGCGCTCGGCGGGCTCGTCGAGCGCCACGAGATCCTCCGGACCACCTTCGACTACGACGCGGAGCGGGAGCAGCCGGTCCAGGTCGTCGCCATGGAAGGGGACGTCCCGCTGGCCCTGACGGACCTCTCCGCGCTCCCCGCCGGGGAGCGGGATGCGGAGCTGCGCGCCCGCATGGCCGCCGAGGCCCGCGCGCCCTTCGACCTCGCGCGGGGACCGCTCATCCGGGGCCGGCTCTTCCGGGTGGGGAGCGAGGAGCACGTGCTCCTCCTCACCCTGCACCACATCGTCACCGACGGGTGGTCCACGGGGGTGCTCATCCGCGAGATGGCGGCGCTGTACGAGGCGGCGCTGTGCGGCGGGCCCTCGCCCCTGCCGGAGCTCCCCATCCAGTTCGGGGACTTCGCGGCGTGGCAGCGGGAGTGGCTCCAGGGGGAGACGCTCCGCGAGCAGCTCGCCTACTGGGAGGGGCGGCTCGGGCGCGGAGGGCGCGCGCTCTCCCTCCCCACGGACCGGCCCCGCCCGCCGGTGCAGACCTTCAACGGGGCGAGCTGCACCTTCGCCCTCCCCCCGGAGCTCGGCCGCGCGGTGGGGGAGCTCGCCCGGCGGGAGGGGTGCACCCTCTTCATGGCCCTCCTGGGCGCCTTCCAGCTTCTCCTGTCGAGGTACGCGGGTGAGGCGCAGGTCTCGGTGGGGTCGCCGATCGCCAACCGGAGCCGCACCGAGACGGAGGGGCTGATCGGGCCGCTGATCAACATGCTGGTCCTGCGGACCGACCTTTCCGGTGCCCCCTCGTTTCGCGAGGTGCTGGCGCGGGTGCGGGAGACCACGCTGGGCGCGTACTCGCACCCGGACGTCCCCTTCGAGATGCTGGTGGAGCACCTCAGCCCGGAGCGCGACCTCAGCGCCCCCCCGCTCTTCCAGGTGATCTTCGTCCTCCAGAACACCCCGCGCCCGCGGGTGGGGACGCGGGGGCTGTCGATGGAGCTCCTCCCGACCGGCACCGCCACCGCGCGGGCCGACCTGTCGCTGGAGCTGCTGGAGACGGGGGCGGGGATCTCCGGGCTCTTCGAGTACAACACCGACCTCTTCGACGAGTCCACCGTGCGGCGCATGGCGCGGCACCTGGAGCTCCTCCTGGAGCGGCTCGTCGCGGACCCGGACCGGCCCGCCGCGGAGGTCTCGTTCCTCGACGCGGAGGAGAGCCGCCGGGTCCTTCGCGGGTGGAACGGCACGGAGGCGGAGTACCCGCGCGATGCGACGCTCGTCGACTTCTTCGAGGCCCAGGCGGCGCGCACCCCGGACGCGGTGGCGGCGGTGTTCGACGCCGGGACGCTCACCTACGCCGAGCTCGACGCCCGCGCCGACCGGGTCGCGTCCGTGCTGCGGCGGATGGGGGCCGGGCCGGAGACGCGGGTGGCGGTGTGCACGGAGCGCTCCCCGGCCCTGCTGGCCGCACTCCTGGGCACGCTCAAGGCGGGCGCCGCCTATGTCCCGCTCGACCCGGCGCTCCCGGCCTCCCGCATCGCCTACGTCCTGGAGGACGCGCGCGTCGGAGCACTGGTGACGGAGGAGCACCTCGCCGCCGCGCTCCCCGGCGGCGTCCCGAGGCTCCTCCTGGACGCGGGCGGCGCCCCGCCCGCCGGAGCGGAGGGCGACGGCGGGCGCCCGGGGCGCCGCGCGTGGCCGGAGAGCCTGGCCTACGTGATCTACACCAGCGGGTCCACCGGCCGGCCCAAGGGGGTCATGGTCCCCCACCGGACCGTGGTCAACTTCCTGGAGAGCATGCGCCGCACGCCCGGGCTCTCGGCGTCCGACGTCCTCCTCTCGGTCACCACGCTCTCCTTC
This genomic interval carries:
- a CDS encoding amino acid adenylation domain-containing protein, with product MEKREIEDIYRLTPTQEGILVHCLHAGEPGMYVDQLHSRLRGPMDREVLRRAWQEVLDRHPVLRTSFHAAAARDPLQVVRRRVPVPFEWEDWSGVPAEAREARLGALLQADRARGFALSEPPLLRLLLVRLADEEHHLVLTFHHLLLDGWSLRRIFQEVFAVYDALGRGGSVADAALPPPPRPFRDFVGWLHRQSLGEAEAFWRGALAGITAPTPLPADRTGDALPATAHPDGERSAKQRARLSAAATSALTALAQRHRLTLNTLVQGAWGILLSRYAGEREVVFGTVVSGRPPELDGVEGMIGVFINTLPVRMSVPAETPLLEWLEEVQERQAEMRRFEHCPLVQVHRWSDLPPGVPHFESILLFQNYPTGESGKGGGSGLDVAFGDVEDFERTNYPLTVEALPGRELELTIAYERDRFGDDAVGRMLGHLGALLEEMAADPLRPVAELPMLVPGEREQILDEWNRTSVPVPWDVCMHRLFEAQARRTPDDVAASCGDAALTYRELNDRANRMARRLVELGVGADVLVAILAERSLDFLTAILAVFKAGGAYLPLDPRHPAQRHAHVLEGGRPLLVLVEEPFRPVLDLALEAAGPHPAPGVHGVAELAAEAARLPAEAGEDLPLRSSPDHLAYVIFTSGSTGLPKGAMVEQKGMVNHLFAKVRDLDLTDADTVAQNASQCFDISVWQFLAALVLGGKVRIYPDEVAYDPPRLLAGVEADGITIFETVPSMLRMMLAEADRQGGGTVPLRSLRWIVPTGEALPPELCRAWLLRYPRIPMLNAYGPTECSDDVTHCVLDTPPAESVAAMPIGRPVCNMRAYVLDPALNPVPAGVAGELYVGGVGVGRGYMRDPARTAQAFVPDPHAGEPGARLYRTGDRVRWLPEGSLVFLGRLDHQVKIRGFRIELGEIEAVLARHPAVREAVVVAREDTPGDARLVAYVSPREGAAEAGPGELREALLRQLPAYMVPSAFVVLDALPQNANGKVDRKALPAPEWDRSAVEGGFTAPRDRTEAEIAGAWSELLGVAEVGVHDNFFELGGHSILASRLVALLRDRFGVEVPLRAVFETPTVAELAAAVRRLGAAADRPAEPSIRRVAREARRLARSS
- a CDS encoding amino acid adenylation domain-containing protein — translated: MSTDLALDPAPAGTDVYVLPTSFSQQRLWFLDRLEPGASFYNVPTAVRLRGALETDALAEALGGLVERHEILRTTFDYDAEREQPVQVVAMEGDVPLALTDLSALPAGERDAELRARMAAEARAPFDLARGPLIRGRLFRVGSEEHVLLLTLHHIVTDGWSTGVLIREMAALYEAALCGGPSPLPELPIQFGDFAAWQREWLQGETLREQLAYWEGRLGRGGRALSLPTDRPRPPVQTFNGASCTFALPPELGRAVGELARREGCTLFMALLGAFQLLLSRYAGEAQVSVGSPIANRSRTETEGLIGPLINMLVLRTDLSGAPSFREVLARVRETTLGAYSHPDVPFEMLVEHLSPERDLSAPPLFQVIFVLQNTPRPRVGTRGLSMELLPTGTATARADLSLELLETGAGISGLFEYNTDLFDESTVRRMARHLELLLERLVADPDRPAAEVSFLDAEESRRVLRGWNGTEAEYPRDATLVDFFEAQAARTPDAVAAVFDAGTLTYAELDARADRVASVLRRMGAGPETRVAVCTERSPALLAALLGTLKAGAAYVPLDPALPASRIAYVLEDARVGALVTEEHLAAALPGGVPRLLLDAGGAPPAGAEGDGGRPGRRAWPESLAYVIYTSGSTGRPKGVMVPHRTVVNFLESMRRTPGLSASDVLLSVTTLSFDIAVLELLLPLVVGARTVVAGAETAADGRRLAGRLDEVGATVMQATPATWQVLLETGWEGRPQLRMLCGGEALGRPLADALLARGASLWNMYGPTETTVWSAVHRVGEEPRPVPLGEPIANTRLYVLDERLNPVPLGVPGELFIAGEGVARGYLGRPALTAERFVPDPFGEAGARLYRTGDRVRRSADGRLEFLGRADRQVKVRGHRIEPGEIEAALLARPEVREAAVVLREWAPGDERLVAFVAPAPGAAPTAAGVRGSLREQLPEYMVPSHVVVLDALPRTPNGKLDAGALRLPEHRPEAEGAYAPPGTRAERTVAEIWQEVLRTERVGADDNFFDLGGHSLLVVRVQRRLSEAFGRDVPLVDLFQYPTVRALAKHLAGDGETGSNHEDSESRGEGRRASLRQRRERRGTGRGS